One genomic segment of Devosia sp. includes these proteins:
- a CDS encoding shikimate dehydrogenase: protein MDAARPSVPASGGPAVRIGLIGRGIGSSLTPVMHEVEGRRQGLDYRYDLIDFDRLGLDDADLGAVVEAARDRGFRGLNVTYPFKQAVIPLLDGLEPEAAAIGAVNTVVLHDGGRMGHNTDCWGFAQSVRKGLGPVALDHVVQIGAGGAGAAVAHALAQLGAMSVDIVDSDLGRARQLAERIAETSKVRTQALVPAHLGQVIGMAAGVVNATPVGMEKLPGLPLDPDLLNRRQWVADVIYFPRETDLLRRAAAKGCRTLAGGGMAIYQAVRAFRLFTGIEPDSAEMGRTFAAYA, encoded by the coding sequence ATCGATGCCGCGCGCCCATCCGTTCCGGCTTCTGGCGGCCCGGCCGTGCGCATCGGGCTGATCGGCCGCGGCATCGGTTCATCCCTGACCCCTGTCATGCATGAGGTCGAAGGGCGGCGGCAGGGGCTCGACTACCGCTATGACCTCATCGACTTCGACAGGCTTGGTCTCGACGACGCCGATCTGGGAGCGGTAGTGGAAGCGGCGCGCGATCGCGGGTTTCGAGGCCTCAACGTGACCTATCCGTTCAAGCAGGCGGTCATCCCCCTGCTCGACGGGCTCGAGCCGGAGGCCGCTGCAATTGGCGCTGTAAATACCGTTGTCCTCCATGATGGCGGGCGCATGGGGCACAACACCGATTGCTGGGGATTTGCCCAAAGCGTGCGCAAGGGGCTGGGGCCGGTGGCCCTCGATCATGTGGTGCAGATCGGCGCCGGCGGCGCCGGAGCGGCCGTCGCGCACGCTCTGGCCCAGCTTGGCGCCATGTCTGTGGATATCGTTGATTCCGACCTCGGGCGGGCGCGCCAGCTTGCCGAACGGATCGCCGAGACCAGCAAGGTCCGCACGCAGGCCCTGGTTCCGGCGCACCTGGGACAGGTCATCGGTATGGCGGCCGGTGTGGTCAATGCCACGCCCGTGGGCATGGAGAAACTGCCCGGCCTGCCGCTTGATCCGGACCTTCTCAACCGGCGCCAATGGGTGGCCGACGTCATCTACTTCCCGCGGGAGACGGATCTACTGCGCCGGGCCGCGGCCAAGGGCTGCCGCACTCTGGCGGGTGGTGGCATGGCCATCTACCAGGCGGTCCGCGCCTTCCGGCTGTTCACCGGCATCGAGCCGGACAGCGCGGAAATGGGCCGCACCTTTGCGGCCTATGCGTGA
- a CDS encoding TetR/AcrR family transcriptional regulator, with translation MTKRAARPSSRQQDPEGTRQNIIEVASQEFALNGLSGARIDEIAAKTRSSKRMIYYYFGDKDGLYLSALESAYRQVREGEAKLDIAGLSPVEGLRRLVEFTFDHHHQHEDFIRMVMIENIHHGQYLERSSLVRDLNVTAIAHIGDLYERGLADGSFRPGLDPLEIHWQISALCFFNVSNRATFSKLFARDFGAPDMLDRLRQNTIDMVLRYVARPEAYPDR, from the coding sequence ATGACCAAGCGGGCGGCCAGGCCGTCCTCGCGTCAGCAGGACCCCGAGGGCACAAGGCAGAACATCATCGAAGTCGCCTCCCAGGAATTCGCGCTCAATGGCCTGTCCGGGGCCCGTATTGACGAGATCGCCGCCAAGACGCGCTCGTCCAAGCGGATGATCTACTACTATTTCGGCGACAAGGACGGGCTTTATCTCAGCGCCCTCGAAAGCGCCTATCGGCAGGTGCGCGAGGGCGAAGCCAAGCTCGACATTGCTGGCCTCTCACCCGTGGAAGGGCTGCGACGCCTGGTTGAGTTCACCTTCGACCATCATCACCAGCATGAAGATTTCATCCGTATGGTGATGATCGAGAACATCCATCACGGCCAGTATCTGGAGCGGTCCAGCCTGGTACGCGACCTCAACGTCACGGCCATCGCCCATATCGGTGACCTCTACGAGCGCGGCCTGGCGGATGGGTCGTTCCGCCCCGGTCTCGACCCGTTGGAAATCCACTGGCAGATCAGCGCTCTCTGCTTTTTCAACGTGTCCAATCGCGCCACGTTCTCAAAACTCTTCGCGCGGGATTTTGGCGCCCCGGACATGCTGGACAGGCTGCGCCAGAACACCATCGACATGGTTTTGCGCTATGTCGCCCGGCCCGAGGCCTATCCCGACCGTTGA
- a CDS encoding sugar phosphate isomerase/epimerase and 4-hydroxyphenylpyruvate domain-containing protein has protein sequence MKTSIATVSISGDLREKLEAIAAAGFDGVEIFENDFLAFDRSPAEVRAMAADLGLEITLFQPFRDFEGLPEPQRGKAFDRAERKFDLMEALGAPLVLVCSSVAPAALGGIDRAAADFRELGERAARRGLKVGYEALAWGRHVNDHRDAWEIVRRADHPNVGLILDSFHSLSRRIDPDTIRSIPGDKIFIVQLADAPALDMDLLYWSRHFRNMPGEGDLPVVDFARAVAATGYSGPLSLEIFNDQFRAGSPRTIAADGHRSLVFLMDQVREAEPAVAPPLPALPPRVPVTGVSFVEFTADEEEAEALRTVLRQLGFTRTGRHVSKSVERFSQGAINIVVNTEREGLAHAAYLTHGTSAYAMGLEVENASATLARARALGAQPFAQRVGPGELTIPAVRGVGGGVVYFLDDKSDLARVWDIEFNPEPNPGMSGAGLVGFDHVAQTMNYEEMLTWILFYRSIFVVDKGPMVDVVDPSGLVRSQVIESPSGSLRLTLNGAESRRTLAGRFIAETFGSSVQHIALKTDDIFHTAAVLRRNGLSTLEISQNYYSDLDARLGLDPDLLERLRSANLLYDRDDKGEYFQLYSSSFGEGFFFEVVQRTGGYAGYGAVNAPFRIAAQKRSVPNDAGA, from the coding sequence ATGAAGACCTCGATTGCGACTGTGTCCATCAGCGGAGACCTGCGGGAAAAGCTCGAGGCCATCGCGGCGGCCGGGTTTGATGGGGTGGAGATATTCGAGAACGACTTTCTCGCCTTCGACCGCAGCCCTGCCGAAGTCCGCGCCATGGCGGCCGACCTTGGGCTCGAGATTACCCTATTCCAGCCATTTCGCGACTTTGAGGGATTGCCCGAGCCGCAGCGCGGCAAGGCGTTCGACCGGGCAGAGCGCAAGTTCGACCTGATGGAAGCCCTGGGCGCGCCCCTTGTTCTGGTCTGTTCGAGCGTCGCCCCGGCCGCCCTGGGCGGCATCGACCGCGCGGCCGCTGACTTTCGCGAACTGGGCGAACGCGCGGCCCGACGCGGTCTCAAGGTCGGCTACGAGGCCCTTGCCTGGGGGCGTCATGTCAATGACCACCGCGACGCCTGGGAAATCGTCAGGCGGGCCGATCACCCCAATGTCGGATTGATTCTCGACAGCTTTCACTCTCTGTCCCGCCGCATCGACCCTGACACGATCCGCTCCATTCCCGGTGACAAGATTTTCATCGTGCAACTGGCGGATGCGCCGGCGCTCGATATGGACCTGCTGTACTGGAGCCGCCACTTCCGCAACATGCCTGGCGAGGGTGACCTTCCGGTGGTCGATTTTGCCCGCGCCGTTGCGGCGACCGGCTATTCCGGCCCGCTGTCGCTGGAAATCTTCAACGATCAGTTCCGCGCCGGCTCGCCCCGCACCATAGCCGCCGACGGCCACCGCTCGCTGGTGTTTCTCATGGATCAGGTGCGCGAGGCTGAACCCGCCGTGGCGCCACCCCTGCCCGCGCTCCCGCCCCGGGTGCCGGTCACCGGCGTCTCCTTTGTCGAGTTCACCGCCGACGAAGAGGAGGCCGAGGCCCTGCGCACCGTTCTGCGCCAGCTCGGCTTTACCCGCACCGGCCGCCACGTCAGCAAGAGCGTGGAGCGCTTCAGCCAGGGGGCCATCAATATCGTGGTCAATACCGAGCGCGAGGGCCTGGCCCATGCCGCCTATCTCACGCACGGGACCTCGGCCTATGCCATGGGCCTGGAGGTGGAAAACGCCAGCGCCACGCTGGCGCGCGCCCGCGCCCTGGGCGCCCAGCCCTTTGCGCAGCGGGTCGGCCCGGGTGAACTCACCATTCCGGCGGTTCGCGGCGTCGGCGGGGGCGTTGTCTATTTTCTCGATGACAAGTCCGACCTGGCCCGGGTCTGGGACATCGAGTTCAATCCAGAGCCGAACCCGGGCATGTCCGGCGCAGGCCTGGTCGGGTTCGACCACGTCGCGCAGACCATGAACTACGAGGAGATGCTGACCTGGATCCTGTTCTACCGGTCGATTTTCGTCGTGGACAAGGGCCCCATGGTCGATGTCGTCGATCCATCCGGCCTGGTGCGCAGCCAGGTCATCGAAAGCCCGTCCGGGTCGCTGCGCCTGACACTCAATGGCGCCGAGAGCCGCCGCACCCTTGCCGGGCGTTTCATTGCCGAAACCTTCGGCTCGAGCGTCCAGCATATCGCGCTCAAGACGGACGACATATTCCACACCGCCGCAGTCCTGCGCCGCAATGGCCTGTCAACGCTGGAGATTTCCCAGAACTACTATAGCGACCTCGACGCCAGGCTGGGGCTGGACCCGGACCTGCTCGAGCGCCTGCGCAGCGCCAACCTGCTCTATGACCGCGACGACAAGGGCGAGTACTTTCAGCTCTATTCGTCCAGCTTCGGCGAAGGCTTCTTCTTCGAAGTCGTCCAGCGCACCGGCGGCTATGCCGGATATGGCGCCGTCAACGCCCCC